TTAATCTGGCTCTCAGATTTAGGTTGCTGGGGGTATCTTAGTTTAAAGGATGTCTGTGGCACTTTCTTGAGggaaaaaactaatttaacgGAGAAGAATAAATTCTGATTGTTGTCGGAAGTGGTTAGCTCTCGAGACGAAGGACGAAGAAAGCTCCTTTCTGTTAAACAAACAAAGTGTAAGTTTGTGTCACACTCGCTTACACCTGCcggagtcggagtcggagTCGTCAAAGCGCTGTCAAAACGCTCCTGCCACTCTTGTCTTGCCACGAGGTAAGAGGTAAGTGAAATTTCCGGGTGAATCCCCATCTCCCATCCTCCATCCAGGTTGCACTTGTGGCAATCAGTGGCTGGGTATTTTCTCACCTAGCCACTTTGCGCTCAGACACGGCCCGCTGCTGGTTAGTTGGCATTTAATGGCATTTGACACTCTCGACGGTGTCCGGACAAGACACGGGCTACAAAAACATcaccagcaggagcagcaccatcaccaggagcagcagcaaataCACAAAACAGCGCAAAAACGTATAAAAAGGACTCTGGAGACGTAATGGTTGGAGAAATATTGGTTGGAAAATCGATAGAAAGTGGCTTAGAAGGGGCACCAGGCTGCATGGAGCCGGTCGAGCACTTGCCTAATGAAGTTGTTTCCCTTAAATGGGCAAGGCATCGAAAGGACACGGAATGGAAGTGAGGAGCAGGACTCGcagacaacaacaataacaacatcAATGCACTTAATGCCTTTGTTTGCTTAACTTTATTTGATGTCCTTGCCTTGCCTTATCTTGCTTATTTTCCCTGCATACATAAGGACTTTCCCTAAGGACTTTAATTTGCAATTTCATCAAAATTTCAGACCTTTGTCAAtatcctttcttgttatattttattatactttaaaataattttatttagttggttttttagtatttttattcTACGAGAAAGGGTATCTAACTTTTGGGTGTCTTGCTTTTTTCTGCTGGACTTGGTATTTGTTTTCCAGCGATGACTATGTTGTTTACAAATGAACGCAGTTTACGCAGCAGTCAGCAGCACGAATAACAGGATACAAGGACTTCGTCCAGCCCCAGCCAGTAGCCAGTACATGTTGACCACTCCAACTaggacaaaaaataaaaatataggaggaaaaaaaaatagaacctACAGaataaatacacaaaaaaatagagaaacTCGAGCTCGAGTGTAATGCATTTAGCGTTTCTCGTTGAGAAAATATTCACCATGGTCCTGTCATGCCTCGTACCGGATACTTTGCTTATTTTGCGGTCAAATTAatgcagcaggagcaggaccagGAGACAGGACCTTTGCGAGGTATGAGGAACGAGGAGGGCGGGACAGGACCGGACCGGACTGCCAGGATGTCTGGAACCCGTTCACGGGGcatgtatttttaattaattgcgtGCCCCAAGCTGCCTCCTACCCCCCTGGGCCCGGGACCGAGACCAGATGAGTGGCAGGAGCTGAGTTGCTGCCTCGGCCGTTGCATGCCATGTCCTCCCATGTGGCCGAGTGGTCCGAGTTCGAGTCCTTGTTGCTCCTGTTCTCTGATACTTGTATGGGTtgatgtttataattttttctctGGAGGGTATACCTCATCCTGTAGGGGAAGGCTACTAGCTTTAAGAAAGAGTATGTACTTCccactctttttttaaaaaaaagttctagAGTTATAGCATCGATATTGCAACTTGCTGGAATGTAAAGAATCTTTTGATTGACTGGCTTGGTAAGGGTGTTCCATTGTCGGTGGGATTGAATGAAATTCCGACTTGTTGTACCCATTGTGTTGGCCCCGATCTGACCGCAAGCCGatgccgccgccaccgccgtcACCAGCAGCGCTACATCATTTGTGGTTAATTGTAATTAAAGTTCAGTGGTATGCTCCAACGCACACATGTTGCCCTCCACCTCCCCACCCCAATCCCGGTCATATCGGAACCACAGAcaccacaccaccaccaccaggcAGGGCAGAACATCCTGTGCGAGCTCAGCATTCCGTGTTCATTATGTCACAAGTAAAGCAAACAATTTGAAACAATTCGATACGCCAAACCGACTCACAGACAAACATATATAGTAAGGAGTCTCCTCGAAAGCACCCCGACACCCTCCAGTTGTCTGTCGACCTGTCTCCGTCTAATTTCGGCAAACCAAATTCCTGTTACGATAATTTAATACGATTACCCCCACCCCCGCCCGAAACAATGCCGGAAACGAAAACCAAGACGCTCTGCAGCCCCAGCCCTGCTCTCGACGATTTGGAAGAGGACGACATCAATGCCGCCACCAATCGACTTGTGACCCGCCCACGTCAAGAGTCCCGGTCCAGGCCCcgccactcccactcccaccaTCCCAATAATGGCAACCAGGGCCAGCTCCCGGCCCAAGGCCATCGCAATGCCGGCGGCCTTACGACCAGACAGGAGGTGACGCTGAAGGCCGGCGACATGCGAATGGCCCGGATGCAGATCAGCCTCTCCCAGCTACGCACCGAGATGGAGGCGTCCAGCAAGACGCTGCGGGACCTGGCCAAGATTCTGAAAGTGGACGTGGATGCCGAGTGATATTCCTTGGGATTTCAGTTACAGAGCTCTTGTTTGTGGATAAATAAATCATATAGAATCGTCTAAAAGAACTAGTATAAGAGATAGATTTAAAGGGGGGATTTAGTAATCTTTATATTTAAGCCCTTTAATATTAGTTCAAagctttaaattattttctgaTATTTTCCAGACCCCATGCCAATTTCATCTTGGAATCTCCGACCTACAGCCACCAAAAATCATTCCTCTGCTGATCCGCATAAATCACTGGGACAGACAggtacatatattttaaatacatatagTATACCTGCAGACACACCTGCATTAATAAATCCGCAATTCCTTCTCTTAATGACCCGACCCCGAGTCCCTTTGGCGCGTGATGGcttgatttaaattaaaaatttattgcatatttttttgcgTCCGCCCACCGCTGCAGATTGGCAGTCGGGGGGAATGGGGTAAAAATATGCATATGTGTATATTTAAATGAATACAGGTACAATGTACATACCGGCAtgtgtgcatgtgtgtgtataaattaaatttgtgaACGCTTGCGAAGTCGCCCCGGGCTAACAACCGGCAACATGCATGAACATGCCATGAACTCAAATTTGCAGCGCCAACGGGTTAAGGATGTCCTGCCCCGAGGGCTTCGCCTCGCCGAAAGCCAGCAAGGAGCTGGCGGGTGGTGGGTGCTCGCTCTGCTGAGTTAAGGGTCTGACATCCTGCCGTCCTGGCGGTCTGTCGGTCGGGCTCTTCAGCAACCGTTTTGATTACTCGCATGTTTTCGCGTGCAACTAAATTAGCGCACGTGTAATCAAGTTCTTTTCGCTGaaaacaacgaaaaaaaaaatgaaaaaaaataaagaaaatgtacaCAGAAGCTTGTGGGGACTTCCTTTTGCTCCTCCAGTTggtacacacacacaggtCGGAGCTGGGAGCTCGGAGCTCCCCCAACTCCCATCCATTAACTGCTGTCCCCTCGACTGGCTGGGTCGTCAGGATGTTTAAAGTAAAGTAATTGATGTCCCCTCGGATAACATATTTTGCCAAGCTGGAAAAGTTCAAGCAGGATAATAAATCATTCCAATCATATGAATTGTTTGGCCAAGTGACTTTAAAGAGACTTTCCAAGAGACAGTCttttactttaatttcttttcaaaTCTTTCCTATGACCTTTTCAACTTATAGAAGCTCTATTATCCCATATAGAGCTCCCAAAATAGATACCATGTGTACATTGCACTTGGATATATTTACAGCACATGCTCTCTTTTATAAAGTTGATAAAATATTGGACAAGTGGCTCCGGAAAATGCAAACACATGCCCCCTAATCTAAGAACTGGCCTTTACCGCGTAATATGCTCccattgttttatttttattgaaaatctgGTACGTTAACACAATATGGTGTGTTAGCGGGCGATAACTTTTCCATTTACGAACACTCTGGCGCTTAGTTGTTTGTTTATCAAGTACTCCAGAGTGCACCGAAACTTGCCCAGGGGTATGAACTTTGGAAAGTCCTCTTCATCAAAGCTCATATTATTCAGAGCGTAGTCTACGTTCTGGAAAGCAGCTatcttaataataatttaaacatgCAGCAGACATACTAACCGGCTCGAAGGGGCACTTGAAGTTGACGCTCGAGTGTTTCTTAACACCTTTGGCGTAGATTTTGAAGAGTCGATTGGTCTGAacgttggccaaaaaatagcACATATCGAAGGTGCCATCGTAGACCTGAATTTTCTTACTGTTCGGCTTCCAAAAGTCCAGAATAGCGTGCACCGAGAAGTCGTTCACAGGGTTCTTGAAGATCTGACTCGAGTTGTAGTAGCTGCGGTTGTTAACCTGGAACAAGTCGCAGTCCAACTTCTCAAACACCTCCGGATCGATATTCCTCATTTTGATTTCATCGATGACTATTTGGAAGTTGCGTTCTTCGGAGAATGCGATTTGGAGAAGGCTTAAAAAACAGATCCAAAACCAAAGGCGCATGGTGGTAGAAACTGGAACTTGCAGTCAGTATTCCACATTCGCTAttgtttttatacaaaaaagaGAATGGACTTTAAAAGCATTTACCTCTAATTTGTCTGCTTTTACATTGCACGTCCATAAAACTGATTAAAggcattaaattaataaaccaTTTCGTAATTAATAACATTCACTAAATgcgcaaaaatatttattccaaAGGGCAGACTCTATGATTAACTGAaagttcaaaaatatttatccatATTTACTGATGTCCAAGTTGTATCTCAATGTGGAACGATTCTGCCTTTGATGACCAGGCGGGCACTCAGTTTCTGGTTAATGAGGAACTCGATAAGGTTTCGAAACTTTCCCAATGGAACATTAGCTGGAAAATCCTTTTCATCAAAGAACATTTTCTCCAGGCTGTAACTTTCGTTCTgcaaaaacatattttttaaacttattaTAGTTTTCTTAAATAACTACTTACTGCTTTAAAAGGGCACTTCATTTCGGTGTTGGAATGTGCCTTTACGTTCTTTACAAAGATATTgagcaatcgatttttttgaatattgtTTAGAAAATTACAAACATCAAACTTCACATCAAATATTCTCATTTTCTGATTGTTTAACTTCCAAAACGCCAACTCGGTGTGGATCCAAAAGTCATCGATGTCGTATTTAAAGATACGGGTAGAGTCATAGTAGCTGCGGTTGTTAATCTGGTGGAGTTGACAATCAAACCTCACGAAAACCTCTGGATCAATATTAGTAATATTGACTTCATCGAGCACGATTCGATAGTTGCGTTCATCCATAAAGGCATTTACGAAAATGAAAACGCCGCAGATACAAAACCACTTGATC
This region of Drosophila bipectinata strain 14024-0381.07 chromosome 2L, DbipHiC1v2, whole genome shotgun sequence genomic DNA includes:
- the LOC108131267 gene encoding uncharacterized protein, with the translated sequence MPETKTKTLCSPSPALDDLEEDDINAATNRLVTRPRQESRSRPRHSHSHHPNNGNQGQLPAQGHRNAGGLTTRQEVTLKAGDMRMARMQISLSQLRTEMEASSKTLRDLAKILKVDVDAE
- the LOC108131072 gene encoding uncharacterized protein isoform X2; amino-acid sequence: MLLITKWFINLMPLISFMDVQCKSRQIRVSTTMRLWFWICFLSLLQIAFSEERNFQIVIDEIKMRNIDPEVFEKLDCDLFQVNNRSYYNSSQIFKNPVNDFSVHAILDFWKPNSKKIQVYDGTFDMCYFLANVQTNRLFKIYAKGVKKHSSVNFKCPFEPNVDYALNNMSFDEEDFPKFIPLGKFRCTLEYLINKQLSARVFVNGKVIAR
- the LOC108131072 gene encoding uncharacterized protein isoform X1 codes for the protein MLLITKWFINLMPLISFMDVQCKSRQIRVPVSTTMRLWFWICFLSLLQIAFSEERNFQIVIDEIKMRNIDPEVFEKLDCDLFQVNNRSYYNSSQIFKNPVNDFSVHAILDFWKPNSKKIQVYDGTFDMCYFLANVQTNRLFKIYAKGVKKHSSVNFKCPFEPNVDYALNNMSFDEEDFPKFIPLGKFRCTLEYLINKQLSARVFVNGKVIAR
- the LOC108131072 gene encoding uncharacterized protein isoform X3, giving the protein MRLWFWICFLSLLQIAFSEERNFQIVIDEIKMRNIDPEVFEKLDCDLFQVNNRSYYNSSQIFKNPVNDFSVHAILDFWKPNSKKIQVYDGTFDMCYFLANVQTNRLFKIYAKGVKKHSSVNFKCPFEPNVDYALNNMSFDEEDFPKFIPLGKFRCTLEYLINKQLSARVFVNGKVIAR
- the LOC108131265 gene encoding uncharacterized protein encodes the protein MIKWFCICGVFIFVNAFMDERNYRIVLDEVNITNIDPEVFVRFDCQLHQINNRSYYDSTRIFKYDIDDFWIHTELAFWKLNNQKMRIFDVKFDVCNFLNNIQKNRLLNIFVKNVKAHSNTEMKCPFKANESYSLEKMFFDEKDFPANVPLGKFRNLIEFLINQKLSARLVIKGRIVPH